CTATTCACGAAACTTGGTTGAGTAATTCACTTGTTCCTCTATGTGGTTATCAGAATGAAAGTGCTGAAAGTACTAGTTTATGGATTTCAACTTCTCTCTGCTGACAGAACTTATCAAAAGTAGAAGAACCCCCgatatgttaatttaataatCTCCATTCAACTTTAGTCCATATGTTGAAGCAGGCGGTGGAACAAATGAAGTGTGAGGATAAAATGTTGTGTCTCCATTATCTCGAGTTTGAGGTTGTGGAGATTCCTTTAACatacatatttctttttgcAGATAAAACAAATGAGTTTATTTTCAGGGCAAATTAGAAGTATATGAAAACAAACTTACATTTCATTCCCTTTCTGCCAAAATACTATTGCACAAACGATCATGAATATAAAACATGTTAAGTTGTACTCAGGACTTCTCCAATAGGACAAGTGTTGCTTCCATAGGCATGCCATGAACTGTCCCAAGCTATTTTGTGGGAAACAAGTTGAGAAGTGTAAGTCTCTCGAACCTGGTGCTGGTTCACTTAATGCTCTCACCACTTCAAGGGTATCCCTAGAAACAGAAACAGTAATTCAAAATTTGGGATGAGTGATCTTTGAAATTTATGATCATTACTATTACAACTGAAAACAGCTATGGCACGTAAGTtctgaaaaacaaaagtttgaaaaatttgtaaaatgaatAGCGGCCGATTGGATGCTCACTGGTAAAGATGTGGCTCCTTATATATTTGAGCAAAATCTATTTTAAGTTCTGCTTCTACAGATGCAGAGGTAGCTTCCAACATCCAGGTTGCAGGGTTATAATTGTCCATGATCTTTGGCACCCCAGGTATATTCTGATTGACAGTGAAATTATTTAGCTACAAATTTTAACAGTTTAAATGAAGGAGAGGCAAAGGTACACACCACCCTGTGAGCAGACTATGAAGACGAAAACTGCCCAAGCAGAAGGTTCGATTAGCCCTCATTTTATCAGTGTCATTGGTCTGGCAAAGAGGCGAGGCATGTCATGTATCCTTTAGCCAGGAGGATTTCTTAAGGTTAAAACAAGAATTTTGagttctgaattttttttcaactataACAATGTGACATAAAACATGATTTATCATTCCAGATACCTGTTGTTAGTCTTTTCTTCTGTCCACCTGAAATGCCTCTATCTAGTGCATCACCTACCAATATGTCAGCACACATATCCAGTCCNAGAATCTGGGATATCATAAGTTTGTATTCACATGTCAAAAAGGATAGAAACATCTTAAATGAGCcgttttaaaattatgtactCGAACTCGCTTCTACTTGAACAAGAAgtacctttaaaacatattctGTTTGAAGATTTTCGCTTTGTCCTTCAACTGAAATTGCCTGCAAAAGTCTTGTTATTTTCTCTGTCAAGTGGTTGTTTGGTAATTATGTCATTAATTGTCTATACTAAAATTACCTTCATATAGGTATCAATATCTGCGTCAGGGATGATTCCTTCTTNTTTTTCCCTCCTGGTGATTTCAGCCACTACATCTGCAATGCAGAGGATATANTATATATGAATGTCTAATGGTAACgtattaattacaattttgtgGAATAATCTTGGATTGAGCAAGTAAGAAGCATCACCGGCTCTGCTTCCAACTCCCTGACAGCGAGCTGAAAAGTCAATTGTTTCTCTCACAGTGATCTCTGGAACATGCAGGTCATACTGGCTTATGTAAGCTGATGTTTTTTGAGGAACAAATTCATCTAGCTTGTAACCATTGTAAGTGATTTCTCCAGAAACCTGAATATAAGAAAAAGCGGCAGAATATCACAGGGATTGCAGTATAGGGAAATTCTACTGGTTCTGTTCCTTATATGAGTTTTTTAAAGACTTTTTAGAATTCCATTAAAGAGAAGTAACAGAAATGGCACTGCTAAGCACATTCCTTGTTAGTCTATAGTATGCTCAAACATGTTTGATGTATGATTATGATTTATGAGAACTCGGATACAAAAAGATACTtgaaataaatgatattatCCGATAACTTCAATCTGTTAGTGTGTTTAACATACATACCCTGAGAGACTGCTCTAGTTTTCCAGCCAGTGCCTTTAACAGGGTTGTTTTCCCACAGCCTGGTGGACCAAGAAGGAGAGTAagcctgcatataaaaacatttttgaaaacttagtAATTTGGTCCCTTTTACTGTAAGCTTATAATATTTGTGGTCACAATACGATATACATGCTTAATGTACTAGTGAATTTTTAAGGGACTGAATTCAGAAAGACAGAAAACATGTTCTTGAGCACACATTCATGTGCGCACTTTTGTCAGTAAATGGCAGAAAAAACAGTAGGTGTTAAGCAATACACTCTTTACTGTAATTTGAAATTGGTGAGAAACCACTTAAATCGTGAGTTTCACTCCCTATTTTCAGTCTAGATGATATGAAGTGCATTGTTAGCATTTCTAAGCTACCTGGTATTTGAAAATAACATACGCATATAACATATTCACTTACCTTGATGGCTTAACGATGCCACTCACATTATTCAGAATGCTTATTTCTGCTCCTTGAGAATTACACGATATAGTCTTCATGAAACCCTGTTCAAAGGATAAATTTAGCTTATGTTATGAGGAACAAATGTAaacatttctttgtttttctttgttcttcttAGCTTCTGTTTCTTAATATTGTTTTGTATATAATTCGGTTTCTTAGTGACCTGATTAGGTTCAAGGAGGAAGCATGCTTACAGAAAGTGAGCTAGAAAAGGAGTTCCATAGAGTTGGGAGAGCCTTCCCTTGAACAACCTCACATTCTGCTCCTACATTCAGGTTCTTGTACTTGATCTCCACGGTAGGTAGCTTCACATTGACTCTGAAAACAACCAATATGTCAATTCTTGAAATAAAGTACCAACATCAACTTGCACAACATGTAACTGATGATGCAAAGTGATCCTAGTAATCAGAAGTATGTCTCTACAAGATCAAATTGTGAAACTGAAACAAAAGTAACAAGCAAGTAGAATGGGGGAATAGAACTTTGAAAATAGGTCAAAAGCTATCATATTTTGCAATTGGGTCCATACCAAAATCCTCTGTGACCAAAAAGacaaatttgaagaatttgttACTTGTAAATACCCCCCTCCTCTTTACCAATTACTCTCTCTAACCAGAATGTTACACTTATTCTGTTTTTGACAACACTGATTACAGCTTGATCAATAAAAGCAAGTGCAAATATACCTGTCCATCCTTTCTCTTAGTTTCTGCAGCAATTGGAGGTTATCATTCTCAATGTGCTGTATGCGCCTGTCAATGAACAAACGCTTTTCCACTGCTCCAAGCTTGGTAACATCAACCACCCTTTTGCTGCTGCTTCTCCAAGCTCCAAACTTTTCCACTGTTTCTCTGGCCTTGCTGCTTGTACTGTCCTCCTGAGTGATATCAACAAAAGAAGTCTTGATCCTTTTGAAAGTTGGTAGCTTCTCTATGGCAGCCCACTTGGACTGAAGCTCCTTGTCTTCCTCCACAAAAGAATCCGCGTCTCTGTCAAAGGTCAACACATGGCCCTAAGTCCTTCCTCTTGGAGTTAACTCCATTGGAGTTGTGTTGAACTGGGAACTTTCTGAAGCAGCTACTACTGGAGCTGTTGAACCTCAAGCTCCTCACAATTATGCCAAAAGTTGCCAATGATTGTCACAGATTGTGGAGGGATGCATGGAAGGGAGAAAGAGAAGATTTCACACAGAAAAACCAGTGTGTTTCTCCTTTAAAACTGGGAAAAGCATTTGTGAAGAAAAACCTATACAGCCACCTCTACTGTGGTCCCTTGATTGGGAAACAAATCCAATCTGGTCATATGATTGTCAAGGTTCATTCAGTTGACACAACGGGCTTTCAAATCTTATCGGTAAGCATGTTTGCTTTCACTTATccactctttttttctttgggcTTAACTACACCTTTATCCCTCTAGTTTAGACTGTGATTTTAGTTTCCCACGACTTTTTCCAGACAAATCAGGTCCCTCTAATTGACATGCTCCAAATGAATTCAAGTACGCAATATTTCTACCAAATATCTGAAAAAGAATGACCAGCCTAACTAGGAATCGtatttcaacataaaaaataaaaacacaggGAGAGAACATTTGATCAAATATGAATGAAGattaaaaaacaaaggaaatggTCTCTGTGTGCAAACTAATCTCTAGCATTTATCATTTCAAATACAGTAAACATCCATTTTGATCTTCCGAAGATACCATTGTCATTACTCATCAGTTTGGTCCTCTGATGATAAATACCCAGAAATTGTTCAACTTGATGTAAAAACAACTGACAAGGATCATTTTGATGTCATTTATACTAGATTTTTGCTAAAGCCATAGGTGGCACCAATATTTTGATTTTACCATTGTATCATCTTGTTAACTTTCCATTTGTATTTCATTATAACATGTTTGTCAGGATCTACATATTTAGAACTAATTCTGATATTATGGTTTGACAGAATTACTGAACGCTGAACAGTCAGGCTGTAAATGTAGAAATAGATTACAGGggatattaatttattatggcAACGTGGGATGTCTTTTCCTCGTTAAAGGAAGTGATTATGTACCATCAGTACCTGCTGAAGCCATGATACTAACAGATAGATTCTCAATACCTCTAAAACACTGAGTTATATTAAACAATTGGTAATCCAGAGTAAAtccacaaaacaaaattataggaTTACAGTGATAACTTATTAAGGTAGAAAATTGGTAAAATGCTTGAGGGCCCTTTTGTGGTAAACTAGAAGACAACATCTATATACAGCATGTACA
This genomic stretch from Vigna radiata var. radiata cultivar VC1973A chromosome 7, Vradiata_ver6, whole genome shotgun sequence harbors:
- the LOC106768249 gene encoding ABC transporter G family member 33-like, with product MTMGHVLTFDRDADSFVEEDKELQSKWAAIEKLPTFKRIKTSFVDITQEDSTSSKARETVEKFGAWRSSSKRVVDVTKLGAVEKRLFIDRRIQHIENDNLQLLQKLRERMDRVNVKLPTVEIKYKNLNVGAECEVVQGKALPTLWNSFSSSLSGFMKTISCNSQGAEISILNNVSGIVKPSRLTLLLGPPGCGKTTLLKALAGKLEQSLRVSGEITYNGYKLDEFVPQKTSAYISQYDLHVPEITVRETIDFSARCQGVGSRADVVAEITRREKXEGIIPDADIDTYMKAISVEGQSENLQTEYVLKILGLDMCADILVGDALDRGISGGQKKRLTTEILLAKGYMTCLLNNFTVNQNIPGVPKIMDNYNPATWMLEATSASVEAELKIDFAQIYKEPHLYQDTLEVVRALSEPAPGSRDLHFSTCFPQNSLGQFMACLWKQHLSYWRSPEYNLTCFIFMIVCAIVFWQKGNEINNQQDLFKVLGSMYIAVIFLAISYCSTILPYVATERAVLYREKFAGMYSSTAYSFAQVAIEIPYILVQSILYVAITYPMIGFHWSVQKVFWYFYTTFCTFLYFVYLGMMVMSMNANLDIASVLSTAIYTIFNLFSGYLMPGLKIPKWWVWCYWICPTAWSLNGLLTSQYGDLEEKKVTVFGKHQSVGSFLHDYYVFWHDRLNIVAVVLIAYPIVYASLFAYFIKKMNYQKR